One genomic window of Desulfovibrio psychrotolerans includes the following:
- the hisA gene encoding 1-(5-phosphoribosyl)-5-[(5-phosphoribosylamino)methylideneamino]imidazole-4-carboxamide isomerase → MIIFPAVDIKGGQAVRLKQGRADEETVFSSDPVAMARQWQDEGGQWLHVVDLDGAFSGEPVNRSLIRRICSNIDIPVQLGGGIRDIETARAYLDSGVSRLIIGTMALAEPNLFGSLCKTFPGRIGVSLDAEGGRLRTKGWVEDSGLTVYDVLPRLEKQGAAFIIYTDIDRDGMQTGVNLPALKTLAETSSLPVIAAGGVATMDDVKALYPLSRTANLEGAISGRAIYTGTLNLREATAWIAAQG, encoded by the coding sequence GTGATCATCTTTCCCGCTGTGGACATAAAGGGTGGACAGGCCGTTCGCCTGAAGCAGGGCCGTGCGGACGAGGAAACCGTTTTTTCATCCGATCCTGTAGCAATGGCCCGCCAATGGCAGGACGAAGGCGGACAATGGCTGCACGTGGTGGATCTGGACGGCGCGTTTTCCGGTGAACCTGTAAACCGCTCCCTCATCCGGCGCATTTGCTCCAACATAGACATTCCGGTGCAACTGGGCGGCGGCATACGCGACATTGAAACAGCCCGCGCCTACCTTGATTCCGGCGTCTCCCGCCTTATCATCGGCACCATGGCTCTTGCCGAACCGAACCTCTTCGGCTCGCTGTGCAAGACGTTTCCGGGAAGAATCGGCGTCTCTCTGGATGCCGAAGGCGGCAGGCTGAGGACAAAGGGATGGGTGGAAGATTCCGGCCTTACGGTCTACGATGTGCTTCCCCGTCTGGAAAAACAAGGTGCAGCCTTCATCATCTATACAGACATTGACCGTGACGGCATGCAGACCGGCGTAAACCTGCCGGCTCTGAAAACACTGGCAGAAACGTCCTCGCTGCCGGTCATTGCCGCAGGCGGTGTAGCCACCATGGATGATGTGAAGGCCCTGTACCCCCTAAGCCGCACTGCCAATCTGGAAGGAGCCATTTCCGGACGCGCCATCTACACGGGCACCCTCAATCTGCGGGAAGCCACAGCGTGGATTGCCGCACAGGGATAA
- the hisB gene encoding imidazoleglycerol-phosphate dehydratase HisB, whose translation MTERTASIERTTSETTIALSLNLDGTGAVQVDSGWGFADHMLTLIGFWAGFDLTLRCKGDTHVDAHHTLEDVGICFGQALNQCLADKTGIQRIGFAKVPMDEAMTEVNIDISGRPYLVYRGDELLPPVMAGEEADLWREFFKSVAFAAKMNMHICYLYGKNGHHLLESACKGLGLALRMAASRTRAQLLSTKGSLDS comes from the coding sequence TAGCCCTTTCGCTTAATCTTGACGGCACAGGTGCCGTGCAGGTTGACAGCGGCTGGGGTTTTGCCGACCACATGCTCACGCTCATCGGCTTCTGGGCCGGGTTTGACCTCACCCTGCGTTGCAAGGGGGATACGCATGTGGACGCACACCACACGCTGGAAGACGTGGGCATCTGTTTCGGGCAGGCGTTGAACCAGTGCCTTGCGGACAAGACGGGCATCCAGAGGATAGGCTTTGCCAAGGTGCCCATGGACGAAGCCATGACCGAGGTGAATATAGACATCTCCGGCCGCCCCTATCTGGTCTACCGCGGAGATGAGCTTCTGCCCCCGGTTATGGCAGGAGAAGAAGCGGACCTGTGGAGGGAATTCTTCAAGTCCGTTGCCTTTGCCGCAAAGATGAATATGCATATATGTTACCTGTATGGCAAAAACGGCCACCATCTGCTCGAATCGGCCTGCAAGGGGCTGGGTCTGGCATTACGCATGGCAGCAAGCCGTACACGCGCACAACTTCTCAGCACAAAAGGGAGTCTGGATTCATGA
- a CDS encoding MoaD/ThiS family protein: MRIEIKCFATLAHYAPAEGVLDVEEGTRVEEVIALLQIPADEVKIRFINGVHVQPEAVLSSGDRLGLFPAVGGG; this comes from the coding sequence ATGCGTATAGAAATCAAATGTTTTGCCACCCTTGCCCACTATGCTCCCGCAGAGGGCGTGCTGGACGTGGAAGAGGGAACGCGGGTGGAAGAGGTCATCGCCCTGCTGCAGATTCCGGCAGATGAGGTGAAAATCCGTTTCATAAACGGCGTACATGTGCAGCCGGAGGCTGTTCTTTCATCCGGCGACCGGCTGGGTCTTTTCCCTGCGGTGGGCGGAGGCTAA
- a CDS encoding putative bifunctional diguanylate cyclase/phosphodiesterase yields MPQQQTLAQTGSRPFDGALFRLFDAASVGVAVYTCAGEPVYLNAEMERVTGCNVHSRHRFFAETSPAGGSPADEQALFRAVASGGQDSGSLRTCVRSGGGNNVAAQVDLFPLTDVQTNTRYVLRLLRLLPAETGGAAEEPRGARSEKAYAALQLLTQTILGEHTLSGLMSGVHRVMRKLMPAENCSIALTDGPGSRITFPYFSDTRRTTPSGRDFGNGLTEFVFVWGRPFLITRCEIEELESKGIVCPAIPRPAVWLGVPLRTHAGRSVGVLAVRSYSDDDVYTPDDLNLLELISGYVGGAIETFQQREALRASEARFRAVFEHSGLGVCMVGPQGAVLESNGRMAEMFEMRTDALPGTDITDCIVDQHDRSEALRQFGELRSGRLESFTLSCECRLASGALFWCRQTFTAVLDLRGTFSFAVVLMEDITEHKLADDRLMHMAFHDALTGLPNRSLFMDRLTGAVRRARRYPDYRFAVLFMDMDRFKVVNDSMGHKAGDALLMQFARRVKCCLRDCDTLARFGGDEFAILLDDIGEAIQATHAVQRILNELKMPFSVDGVDVYSGASIGAVFQARDYEKPEDILRDADAAMYRAKEAGPGRYEVFDRKLNERMKDMLQLENAIRRGLEFSEFIPVFQPYVTLQSGRVRGAEVLARWRQPGGALRMPDEFVEAAEEAGLVFGLDCQMLEFGCAVIASWRERGEAVRPMVLNLNVSALSFRRWDLLDVFTRIISRSGCVPSDICLEITENTLLKGEEAVRERLWKLKELGVRVALDDFGTGFSSFNYLRQFPVNMIKVDRTFTSTVLEDRASRGIVQAIVSLGRGLGIEVVAEGVETQEQAAVLAELGCEAAQGYLFSRPVTQDRLFRIMEHGRLPFEVG; encoded by the coding sequence ATGCCGCAGCAACAGACTTTAGCGCAGACCGGATCGCGCCCGTTTGACGGTGCGCTTTTCAGGCTGTTTGATGCCGCTTCCGTGGGAGTGGCCGTCTATACGTGCGCAGGTGAGCCGGTATATTTGAATGCAGAAATGGAGCGGGTTACAGGCTGCAACGTCCACTCCCGGCACCGGTTTTTTGCAGAGACGTCTCCTGCCGGTGGCAGCCCTGCGGACGAACAGGCACTCTTCAGGGCTGTAGCCTCAGGCGGGCAGGATTCCGGAAGCCTGCGTACCTGCGTCCGCTCGGGGGGCGGGAACAATGTTGCCGCACAGGTTGACCTGTTCCCCCTTACCGATGTGCAGACCAATACACGCTATGTTCTGCGGCTGTTACGCCTGTTGCCAGCGGAGACAGGCGGCGCGGCAGAGGAGCCACGGGGCGCGAGAAGCGAAAAGGCTTACGCCGCTCTGCAACTGCTTACGCAGACCATTCTGGGCGAACACACCCTGAGCGGTCTCATGAGCGGGGTTCACCGCGTCATGCGCAAACTGATGCCGGCGGAAAACTGCTCCATAGCCCTGACGGACGGTCCCGGTTCCCGGATTACTTTCCCTTATTTTTCAGACACCCGCCGCACCACCCCTTCGGGGCGCGATTTCGGGAACGGCCTCACGGAGTTTGTTTTCGTGTGGGGGCGTCCCTTTCTCATCACGCGATGCGAAATTGAGGAACTGGAAAGCAAGGGCATTGTCTGCCCGGCCATTCCCCGTCCCGCCGTATGGTTGGGAGTGCCTCTGCGTACCCATGCGGGGCGCAGCGTTGGTGTGCTTGCGGTGCGCAGTTATTCCGACGACGATGTTTATACCCCTGACGACCTGAATTTGCTGGAACTCATCTCCGGCTATGTGGGCGGGGCCATAGAAACATTTCAGCAGCGCGAGGCATTGCGCGCCAGCGAGGCCCGTTTTCGCGCGGTATTTGAACATTCCGGGTTGGGCGTGTGCATGGTCGGGCCGCAGGGCGCGGTTCTGGAAAGCAACGGGCGCATGGCAGAAATGTTCGAGATGCGGACCGATGCCTTGCCCGGCACCGACATTACGGACTGCATCGTGGATCAGCACGATCGTTCCGAAGCCCTCAGACAATTTGGCGAACTGCGTTCCGGCAGGCTGGAATCCTTTACGCTCTCCTGCGAATGCCGCCTTGCTTCCGGCGCGCTATTCTGGTGCAGGCAGACCTTCACCGCCGTACTTGATCTGCGCGGCACGTTTTCCTTTGCCGTTGTGCTCATGGAAGATATTACCGAGCACAAGCTGGCCGATGACAGGCTTATGCACATGGCGTTTCATGATGCACTCACCGGGCTGCCCAACCGCAGCCTTTTCATGGACAGGCTCACAGGGGCTGTGCGACGCGCCCGCAGGTATCCGGACTACCGGTTTGCCGTGCTGTTCATGGATATGGACCGGTTCAAGGTGGTGAACGACAGCATGGGGCACAAGGCGGGCGATGCCCTGCTCATGCAGTTTGCACGGAGAGTGAAGTGCTGCCTTCGCGACTGCGATACCCTTGCCCGGTTTGGCGGTGATGAATTTGCTATTCTTCTGGACGATATCGGCGAAGCCATTCAGGCCACCCATGCGGTGCAGCGCATACTGAACGAATTGAAGATGCCCTTCAGTGTGGACGGCGTGGACGTGTATAGCGGAGCAAGCATAGGCGCGGTGTTTCAGGCGCGCGACTATGAAAAGCCCGAAGATATTCTGCGCGATGCCGATGCCGCCATGTACCGCGCCAAAGAAGCGGGACCTGGGCGCTATGAGGTTTTTGACCGCAAGCTGAATGAGCGTATGAAGGATATGCTCCAGCTGGAAAACGCCATCCGGCGCGGGCTGGAGTTCTCGGAATTTATTCCTGTGTTTCAGCCATATGTTACCTTGCAGTCCGGCAGGGTGCGCGGCGCTGAGGTGCTGGCACGCTGGCGGCAGCCGGGCGGTGCGTTACGCATGCCCGATGAGTTTGTGGAGGCGGCGGAAGAGGCGGGCCTTGTGTTCGGGCTGGATTGCCAGATGCTGGAATTCGGGTGTGCCGTCATTGCGTCATGGCGCGAGCGGGGCGAAGCTGTCCGGCCCATGGTGCTGAACCTGAATGTTTCTGCCCTGAGCTTCCGCCGCTGGGATTTGCTGGACGTGTTCACCCGCATTATCAGCCGTTCCGGGTGCGTTCCTTCCGACATCTGCCTTGAGATTACGGAAAACACCCTGCTCAAGGGGGAAGAGGCTGTGCGAGAGCGCCTGTGGAAGCTCAAGGAGCTTGGCGTGCGCGTGGCGCTGGATGATTTCGGCACCGGGTTCTCTTCATTCAACTATCTGCGTCAGTTCCCCGTGAATATGATCAAGGTTGACCGCACCTTCACCTCCACCGTGCTGGAAGACAGGGCTTCGCGCGGCATAGTGCAGGCCATTGTCAGCCTGGGACGGGGGCTGGGCATAGAGGTGGTGGCGGAGGGGGTGGAAACGCAGGAACAGGCCGCCGTGCTAGCGGAACTGGGGTGCGAGGCTGCGCAGGGGTATCTTTTCTCGCGTCCCGTCACACAGGATCGCCTTTTCCGCATCATGGAACACGGCAGGTTGCCTTTTGAGGTAGGCTAG
- the recQ gene encoding DNA helicase RecQ has translation MQQILSNRSALPCDDPLEVLRTVYGYHAFQGRQEEVIRHVVAGNDALVLMPTGGGKSLCYQIPSLMRPGTGIVVSPLIALMQDQVQSLTQMGVRAAFLNSSIGPAQQREVESRLRQGGLDLLYVAPERLVTPVFQELLRSLPIALFAIDEAHCVSQWGHDFRPEYTQLSLLHRLFPQVPRIALTATADGPTRRDIAEQLQLQNASVFSTGFDRPNISYTVVPKSRGADQLLEFITRRHRGEAGIVYRISRNKVEETASLLQEHGLAALPYHAGMTAIQRAHNQERFMRGEGVVMVATVAFGMGVDKPNVRFVAHMEPPRSLEAYHQETGRAGRDGLPAEAFLTYGLADVVMLRKMIGSAQENPRAHVEHNKLDALLGFLETTECRRNALLCYFGETPPAPCGNCDTCITPPHTWDGTVAAQKALSAVYRTGQRFGVAHLADILAGKLTRRVSDHRHNELKTFGCGKELGKDMWKSVFRQLVAQGLLDVDMEGHGSLLLNRHSWEVLRAERGVRLRKDTADTRSTHRNASPETDAELHAALAHPAGSALLTALREERLRLAETQDVPPYAIFPDKTLMEMAAYRPSSLDEMSNLYGVGQAKLTMYGRVFLDIVARCEAEHGRPQAVLPIPQRAGEKEKRRAARKNRGMTDTLRASVELFRRLGNAEAVARERGLADGTVYGHLAQAIGFRELTLDEMTRGIPPEQVDEMREAIGACNATGAGIRGAFESLQGRYTYGLLRCVATDLRLSSGENGPHAETEDW, from the coding sequence GTGCAGCAAATCCTTTCGAACCGCTCTGCGCTTCCGTGCGACGATCCGCTGGAGGTGCTGCGCACCGTCTACGGCTACCACGCCTTTCAGGGGCGTCAGGAAGAAGTCATACGGCATGTCGTGGCCGGTAACGACGCGCTTGTGCTTATGCCCACAGGCGGCGGCAAATCCCTGTGCTACCAGATTCCTTCGCTGATGCGTCCGGGAACGGGCATCGTTGTGTCTCCGCTTATCGCCCTTATGCAGGATCAGGTGCAGTCGCTCACGCAAATGGGGGTCCGGGCCGCCTTCCTGAACTCCAGTATAGGCCCTGCCCAGCAACGGGAGGTGGAATCCCGGCTCCGGCAGGGCGGGCTGGACCTGCTCTATGTGGCCCCGGAAAGGCTCGTCACCCCGGTATTTCAGGAACTGCTGCGCTCCCTGCCCATAGCCCTCTTTGCCATAGACGAAGCACACTGCGTTTCGCAATGGGGCCACGACTTCCGGCCGGAATACACGCAGCTGAGCCTGCTCCACCGCCTGTTTCCGCAGGTGCCCCGCATTGCGCTCACCGCCACGGCGGACGGGCCCACCCGCCGCGATATCGCGGAGCAGTTGCAGCTCCAGAACGCCTCTGTCTTTTCCACGGGATTTGACAGACCCAACATTTCCTACACCGTGGTGCCGAAAAGCCGTGGCGCGGACCAACTGCTGGAGTTCATAACCCGCCGCCACCGGGGAGAGGCGGGAATAGTCTACCGCATTTCCCGCAACAAGGTGGAGGAGACGGCCTCGCTGCTGCAGGAGCACGGCCTTGCCGCCCTGCCGTACCATGCAGGCATGACAGCCATTCAGCGGGCGCATAATCAGGAACGGTTCATGCGCGGGGAAGGGGTGGTCATGGTGGCCACGGTTGCCTTCGGCATGGGTGTGGACAAGCCAAACGTCCGCTTCGTGGCCCATATGGAACCCCCCAGAAGCCTTGAAGCCTACCATCAGGAAACCGGACGTGCGGGGCGCGACGGGCTTCCGGCAGAGGCATTTCTTACATATGGGCTTGCCGATGTGGTCATGCTGCGCAAAATGATAGGCTCTGCACAGGAGAACCCGCGCGCCCACGTGGAACACAACAAACTGGATGCCCTGCTGGGATTTCTGGAAACAACGGAGTGCCGCCGCAACGCCCTGCTCTGCTATTTCGGGGAAACACCCCCGGCCCCCTGCGGCAACTGCGACACCTGCATCACCCCGCCGCACACATGGGACGGCACCGTGGCCGCGCAAAAGGCACTTTCCGCCGTCTACCGCACGGGGCAACGCTTCGGTGTGGCCCACCTTGCCGATATTCTTGCAGGCAAACTCACCCGCAGGGTATCTGATCACCGCCATAATGAACTGAAAACCTTCGGCTGCGGCAAAGAGCTGGGCAAGGATATGTGGAAGTCCGTCTTCCGCCAGCTTGTGGCGCAAGGGCTGCTGGATGTGGATATGGAAGGGCATGGCAGCCTGCTGCTGAACCGGCACAGCTGGGAGGTGCTCCGGGCGGAACGGGGTGTCCGCCTGCGGAAGGACACTGCGGACACCCGCAGCACACACCGGAACGCTTCGCCAGAGACGGATGCCGAACTGCACGCTGCTCTGGCCCATCCGGCAGGCAGCGCCCTGCTCACCGCCCTGCGGGAGGAAAGGCTCCGGCTGGCGGAAACGCAGGACGTGCCCCCCTATGCCATCTTTCCGGACAAAACCCTCATGGAAATGGCGGCCTACCGCCCTTCCTCGCTGGATGAGATGAGCAATCTCTACGGCGTGGGGCAGGCCAAGCTTACCATGTACGGGCGCGTTTTTCTGGATATTGTGGCCCGGTGCGAGGCCGAGCACGGCAGGCCTCAGGCGGTTCTGCCCATTCCGCAACGTGCCGGGGAAAAGGAAAAACGCCGCGCTGCCCGCAAGAACCGGGGCATGACCGATACCCTGCGCGCATCGGTGGAGCTTTTCCGCCGGTTGGGCAATGCGGAAGCCGTAGCCCGTGAACGCGGATTGGCAGACGGCACGGTCTACGGTCATCTGGCGCAGGCTATAGGATTCCGCGAACTGACGCTGGATGAGATGACAAGGGGCATCCCCCCTGAACAGGTGGACGAAATGCGCGAAGCCATAGGCGCATGCAACGCCACGGGAGCGGGCATCCGGGGTGCCTTCGAATCCTTGCAGGGACGGTATACGTATGGATTATTGCGGTGCGTTGCCACAGACCTGCGGCTCTCTTCCGGAGAAAACGGCCCGCACGCAGAAACGGAAGACTGGTAG